A stretch of Parvimonas micra DNA encodes these proteins:
- a CDS encoding penicillin-binding transpeptidase domain-containing protein codes for MKIFDKNKLEKINDRQLRYKIVYSILFILMSALVLKLFHLTIINGNDYRDKADNNRLKDVKITAPRGNIYDKNGKLLAGVKTSPAVQILKDEFNRLNKDEKANKIEELIKILNKDGASWDTDDYFLGINYFVYSSDLDYFTELKSPKEKVLDIIMENNLVEDILKLKIEKNSSSEFSYYIIKKVIRDLQLKGIYVPSDFFDVDSGEITFTKGTKYDEYAKGKDLSKGIYSHVASLVKDDKSIIRKILDQPLARKLVYDELKNRNLLNNIELKPLVDLNRYNLLLIKSELNKQNSKVTMETSAKDDFYNMVRKFTMDKLLSYVKVDKNGNKIIPAEILLKKLEEKGIDANVDYTLVKDEKDKEVVQFNYKDNSKNDVEPLTHLISIAEDNNILYDFVLSDEIKTVAQEVNTENNIILKISITSKSFDYVYNINRTEIKNRYKIKDDYTAESLFEILKKTYSIENLDDYNAYSYLVLNRKVELQGDKAYIPITLTYGISEPCISHIKEKFENNNGFTVSMEPIRYYPNGEMASHILGYIGKISQQDEIEKYSKDKGYSSDSFIGKTGVEESQEVSLKGQDGFKKVMVDNRGNRTETISETQAIPGKNVYLSIDSDLQKVAEESLKRTLESIRNGSEYKSKWGSYRPNESHKNATSGAVVVLDVKTGKVLALASYPSYDPNLFVTGISNSDWISLFPEDPRDFLAPRPLYNIATQSISQPGSTFKLATALTALEKGLNPNENINCQGVMDVGDTKFGCWIWNQYKKTHGNENLRTALRDSCNYYFYALALGENPKSNKKTGTKVTIEDLSKTVKELGLGERTGIEINVPKESKGVVPDSNTKKSLTKIMLKQKLEKEIDKYILDGKNKDDYDFTKIIDTIVSWADEDTVPSRTEVIKRLEKLELKAEETVSNSKTTLADMIKFDYLNQASWSNADSLNTVIGQGQNAYTPIQMARYMAMISNGGQKIKTSVIEKIVSYDNKTVSFQNNPETEKSSFNPKNLKYILEGMNMASKTSENSKIFKNLPIEIGTKTGTAQKSGVNPVTGQAYDNYAWNVSFAPYNKPEIAIATVIFQGGAGAYCGPIVRDIIGQYLDSKSESGENINHDKKNDNNSGNGDNLVGD; via the coding sequence ATGAAAATTTTTGATAAGAATAAATTAGAAAAGATTAATGATAGACAATTAAGATATAAGATAGTTTATTCAATTTTATTTATTTTGATGTCTGCACTAGTTCTCAAATTATTTCACTTAACAATTATAAATGGTAATGACTATAGAGATAAAGCAGATAATAATAGACTTAAAGATGTAAAAATAACTGCCCCTAGAGGAAATATTTATGATAAAAATGGAAAGTTGTTAGCAGGAGTAAAAACTAGTCCAGCTGTTCAAATTTTAAAAGATGAATTTAATAGACTAAATAAAGATGAAAAAGCAAATAAGATTGAAGAACTAATTAAAATACTTAATAAAGATGGTGCTAGTTGGGATACTGATGATTATTTTTTAGGAATTAATTACTTTGTATATTCTTCAGATTTAGATTATTTTACTGAATTAAAATCTCCAAAAGAGAAAGTACTTGATATTATTATGGAAAATAATTTAGTAGAAGATATTTTAAAACTAAAAATTGAAAAAAATTCATCATCAGAATTTTCTTACTATATAATTAAAAAAGTTATTAGAGATTTACAACTTAAAGGAATATATGTTCCAAGTGATTTTTTTGATGTAGATAGTGGAGAAATTACTTTTACTAAAGGTACAAAATATGATGAATATGCAAAAGGAAAAGATCTTTCTAAAGGTATTTATTCTCATGTTGCATCATTAGTAAAAGATGATAAATCAATAATAAGAAAAATACTAGATCAACCTTTGGCAAGAAAATTAGTTTATGATGAATTAAAAAATAGAAATCTTTTAAATAATATTGAATTAAAACCATTAGTTGATTTAAATAGATATAATTTATTATTAATTAAATCTGAATTAAATAAACAAAATTCTAAGGTAACAATGGAGACAAGTGCAAAAGATGATTTTTACAATATGGTTAGAAAGTTTACTATGGATAAATTATTGAGCTATGTCAAAGTTGATAAAAATGGTAATAAAATCATTCCTGCAGAAATATTATTAAAAAAATTAGAAGAAAAAGGTATAGATGCAAATGTTGATTATACTCTTGTTAAAGATGAAAAGGATAAGGAAGTAGTTCAATTTAATTATAAAGATAATTCTAAAAATGATGTAGAACCTTTAACTCATCTAATTTCTATTGCTGAAGATAATAATATACTCTATGATTTTGTTCTATCAGATGAAATAAAAACTGTTGCTCAAGAAGTAAATACAGAAAACAATATAATTTTAAAAATTTCAATAACTAGTAAATCATTTGACTATGTTTATAATATAAATCGTACAGAAATAAAAAATAGATATAAAATTAAAGATGATTATACTGCTGAAAGTTTATTTGAAATTTTAAAAAAGACATATTCTATTGAAAATTTAGATGATTATAATGCATATAGTTATTTGGTTTTAAATAGAAAAGTAGAGTTACAAGGAGATAAAGCATATATTCCTATAACATTAACATATGGTATTTCTGAACCCTGTATTTCCCATATAAAAGAAAAATTTGAGAATAACAATGGGTTTACGGTTTCAATGGAACCTATAAGGTACTATCCTAACGGAGAAATGGCTTCACATATCTTAGGATATATTGGAAAAATATCACAGCAAGATGAAATTGAAAAATATAGTAAAGATAAGGGTTACTCTTCTGATAGTTTCATTGGAAAAACGGGAGTAGAAGAAAGTCAAGAAGTTTCTTTAAAAGGACAAGATGGATTTAAGAAAGTTATGGTTGATAATAGAGGGAATAGAACAGAAACTATTTCTGAAACACAAGCTATTCCTGGAAAAAATGTTTATTTATCAATTGATTCAGATTTACAAAAGGTAGCAGAAGAGTCTTTAAAACGTACTTTAGAATCTATAAGAAATGGAAGTGAATATAAAAGTAAGTGGGGAAGCTATAGACCTAATGAAAGTCATAAAAATGCAACAAGTGGAGCGGTTGTAGTTCTCGATGTAAAAACAGGAAAAGTGTTAGCTCTTGCAAGTTATCCTTCCTATGATCCAAATCTTTTTGTAACTGGAATTTCAAATAGTGATTGGATAAGTTTGTTTCCTGAAGATCCAAGAGATTTTCTTGCTCCAAGACCTCTGTATAATATAGCAACTCAAAGTATTTCACAACCAGGTTCTACTTTTAAATTGGCAACTGCTTTAACAGCGCTTGAAAAAGGATTGAATCCTAATGAAAACATTAACTGTCAAGGTGTAATGGATGTTGGGGATACTAAATTTGGTTGTTGGATTTGGAATCAATATAAAAAAACTCATGGTAATGAAAATTTAAGAACAGCATTAAGAGACAGTTGTAACTATTATTTTTACGCTTTAGCTTTAGGAGAAAACCCAAAATCAAATAAAAAAACTGGAACTAAAGTTACAATAGAAGATTTATCAAAAACAGTAAAAGAATTGGGACTTGGTGAAAGAACAGGAATTGAAATTAATGTACCTAAAGAAAGTAAGGGTGTTGTTCCTGATTCAAATACTAAGAAATCTTTAACAAAAATTATGTTAAAGCAAAAACTCGAAAAAGAAATTGATAAATATATATTGGATGGAAAAAATAAAGATGACTATGATTTTACTAAAATTATTGATACTATTGTAAGTTGGGCTGATGAAGATACTGTTCCATCAAGAACTGAAGTGATTAAAAGATTAGAAAAATTAGAATTAAAAGCAGAAGAAACTGTTTCTAATTCAAAAACTACTCTAGCTGATATGATAAAGTTTGATTATTTAAATCAAGCTTCTTGGTCTAATGCAGACTCTTTAAATACAGTAATTGGACAAGGTCAAAATGCATATACTCCAATTCAAATGGCTAGATATATGGCGATGATATCAAACGGAGGTCAGAAGATAAAAACATCTGTTATTGAAAAAATAGTAAGTTATGATAATAAGACAGTTTCATTTCAAAATAATCCTGAAACTGAAAAATCTAGTTTTAATCCTAAAAATCTAAAGTATATTTTGGAAGGTATGAATATGGCATCTAAGACTTCAGAAA
- the mreD gene encoding rod shape-determining protein MreD, translating to MNRLKIVLLFFASIMIQTAILPNFSIFNSKANMSLALVVAIAMNYGSYISGYSGIVLGFLEDILFSKLIGIRALIYYMIGFIVGYNEDSINKGDIRSGSIITVVATLFYWIMNTIINMILGNSSSVELLNYLKGPIIIELILNVLLYLICNYLLRKVFKKRKFRF from the coding sequence ATGAATAGATTAAAAATTGTATTGTTGTTTTTTGCTAGTATTATGATACAAACTGCTATATTGCCAAATTTTAGTATTTTTAACTCAAAAGCAAATATGAGTCTAGCACTTGTTGTAGCAATAGCTATGAATTATGGATCATATATATCAGGTTATTCAGGAATTGTTCTTGGTTTTCTGGAAGATATTTTATTCTCAAAATTGATTGGAATTAGAGCATTAATTTATTATATGATAGGATTTATAGTTGGATATAATGAAGATTCAATTAATAAAGGAGATATACGTTCAGGTTCCATAATTACAGTAGTAGCAACTTTGTTTTATTGGATTATGAATACTATAATTAATATGATTCTTGGAAATTCATCTTCAGTAGAACTTTTAAATTATTTAAAAGGTCCAATAATTATTGAATTAATTTTGAATGTTTTATTATACTTGATATGTAATTATTTGTTGAGAAAAGTATTCAAAAAGAGAAAATTTAGATTTTAG
- the mreC gene encoding rod shape-determining protein MreC, whose amino-acid sequence MNRFRNIKARKKKISFFTTIIILSSIIFFSNNSSIMNIGENAIGTVTNSISRIIYSSIANSKEVFKNIFGSKAIREENEKLKVENAELKEKATNMENIIAKEEFLKNEYNLYMKNKENLLSANVIALDNNNLFVRFNINKGSKDGVKVGDIIVQGTVGDENNTYIKAVVGKVIEVGYNWSKVSSLVDSASNVSFNVVRTQSFGAINGQENDFLSGFMYKSDADVVVGDKLVTSGRGGVFPSNLYIGEVTEVKTSENNLEKKINVKSPVDFTTLFRVFVLKGNGDKNE is encoded by the coding sequence ATGAATAGATTTAGAAATATTAAAGCACGTAAAAAGAAGATATCTTTTTTCACCACTATAATTATTTTAAGTTCTATTATTTTTTTCAGTAATAATTCTTCTATTATGAATATTGGTGAAAATGCGATAGGAACAGTTACAAATTCAATTTCAAGAATAATTTATTCATCAATTGCTAATTCAAAGGAAGTTTTTAAAAATATTTTTGGATCAAAAGCAATTAGAGAAGAAAATGAAAAACTAAAAGTTGAGAATGCAGAACTTAAAGAAAAAGCGACAAATATGGAGAATATAATTGCTAAAGAAGAATTTCTAAAAAATGAATATAATCTATATATGAAAAATAAAGAAAATCTTTTAAGTGCTAATGTAATTGCTTTAGATAATAATAATCTATTTGTAAGATTTAATATTAATAAAGGTAGTAAAGATGGCGTGAAAGTTGGAGATATTATTGTACAGGGAACTGTAGGGGACGAAAATAACACTTATATTAAGGCTGTCGTTGGAAAAGTTATAGAAGTGGGATACAACTGGAGTAAAGTTTCTAGTTTAGTTGATTCTGCAAGTAATGTTTCTTTTAATGTTGTAAGAACTCAATCTTTTGGTGCTATTAATGGTCAAGAAAATGATTTTCTATCTGGGTTTATGTATAAATCAGATGCAGATGTTGTTGTTGGAGATAAGTTAGTAACTTCTGGAAGAGGTGGTGTATTTCCAAGTAATCTATATATCGGTGAAGTTACAGAAGTAAAAACTTCAGAAAATAATTTAGAAAAAAAGATAAATGTAAAATCTCCAGTAGATTTTACAACTTTATTTAGAGTTTTCGTATTAAAAGGAAATGGTGATAAGAATGAATAG